Proteins encoded together in one Larus michahellis chromosome 4, bLarMic1.1, whole genome shotgun sequence window:
- the LOC141743155 gene encoding metallothionein-1, whose translation MDSQDCPCAAGGTCTCGDNCKCKNCKCTSCKKGCCSCCPAGCAKCAQGCVCKGPPSAKCSCCK comes from the exons ATGGACTCCCAGGACTGCCCTTGCGCCGCAG GTGGCACCTGCACCTGCGGGGACAACTGCAAATGCAAAAACTGCAAATGCACATCGTGCAAAAAag gctgctgctcctgctgcccggcGGGATGTGCCAAGTGCGCGCAGGGCTGCGTCTGCAAGGGCCCCCCCTCTGCCAAGTGCAGCTGCTGCAaatag